In Paracoccus aminophilus JCM 7686, a single window of DNA contains:
- a CDS encoding phage portal protein, with protein MALSSDNILSFFGIEKVALPHVTISNALTVPAVFCAVAFLSRTLAAIPLHAFRRTAEGAERLSGDTALTISEFPNEEMDGFKMRQYFWQQVFTGGRGLAWIERKGDEVVGIWPMDPRKVSVKRVNMRLVYTFDGKRYPAADVIDVPFMLKEDMIGHDGPINKARKAIQLALAMGDYGSNFFAGGGVPPLALSGPLPQGADGLKRAMADMTRAIDAAKSSQKPVFPIPPGHELKQVGFDPAKGQMTEARLFQIQEFSRVWQLPPVFLHDLSHGIRANVEQQDLSLIKHLLSQWVKAFEGEANLKLFGRKSRHEVGGRYVEHNLAGLMRGDFKTRIEGIARGIQTGQLTPNEARELENRPRHSNPAADELLVQGATVVLGSAANGAGVPPPEAPSESQADDGEVDADKT; from the coding sequence GTGGCGCTCAGTTCCGACAATATCCTTTCGTTCTTCGGGATCGAGAAGGTGGCGCTGCCCCATGTGACGATCAGCAACGCCTTGACCGTGCCAGCCGTTTTCTGCGCCGTGGCCTTTCTGTCGCGCACCTTGGCGGCGATTCCGCTCCATGCCTTCCGCCGCACGGCAGAGGGTGCCGAGCGCCTGAGCGGCGATACCGCGCTGACCATCAGCGAGTTTCCGAACGAGGAAATGGACGGGTTCAAGATGCGCCAGTATTTCTGGCAGCAGGTATTCACCGGCGGCCGTGGGCTGGCTTGGATTGAGCGTAAGGGCGACGAGGTCGTCGGGATCTGGCCGATGGATCCGCGCAAGGTCAGCGTCAAGCGCGTCAACATGCGGCTGGTCTATACCTTCGACGGCAAGCGGTATCCGGCGGCCGATGTGATTGACGTGCCTTTCATGCTCAAGGAAGACATGATCGGCCATGACGGCCCGATCAACAAGGCACGCAAGGCAATCCAGCTCGCGTTGGCCATGGGCGATTACGGTAGCAATTTCTTCGCCGGTGGCGGGGTGCCGCCTTTGGCTCTGTCGGGGCCGTTGCCGCAGGGCGCTGATGGGCTCAAGCGGGCCATGGCCGACATGACGCGCGCCATTGACGCGGCGAAGTCCTCGCAAAAGCCCGTGTTCCCGATCCCGCCCGGCCATGAGCTGAAGCAGGTCGGTTTCGATCCGGCCAAAGGCCAGATGACCGAGGCGCGCCTGTTCCAGATCCAGGAGTTCTCGCGAGTGTGGCAATTGCCGCCGGTATTCTTGCATGATCTCAGCCACGGCATCCGCGCAAATGTCGAACAGCAAGACCTCAGCCTGATCAAACACTTGCTGAGCCAATGGGTGAAGGCCTTCGAGGGCGAGGCCAATCTGAAGCTGTTCGGGCGCAAGTCGAGGCACGAGGTTGGCGGTCGCTATGTCGAGCATAATCTCGCCGGCCTGATGCGCGGCGATTTCAAAACCCGGATCGAGGGCATTGCCCGCGGCATCCAGACCGGTCAGCTGACCCCGAACGAAGCGCGCGAGCTGGAAAACCGGCCCCGCCACAGCAATCCGGCGGCTGACGAATTGTTGGTGCAGGGCGCAACCGTGGTTTTAGGGAGTGCCGCCAATGGCGCTGGCGTGCCGCCGCCAGAAGCGCCGAGCGAATCCCAAGCCGATGATGGAGAGGTCGATGCCGACAAAACCTGA
- a CDS encoding terminase large subunit: MRLDDWQCFLIANIAGWVHATTGMRRFKTAYVEVPRKQGKSTLLSAMGLYFLIVDGEPGAEVYSAASSSDQARIVFESARNMILRAEVEGKPAVEALGLTVEQHRIKTTDEAAVFRPVAAQTKSQDGKNPHCAIVDELHEHQNRDVWDSMDSALGAREQPLLIAITTAGSNTAGVCYEQRTYLTRILNRTQVDEEYFGLIYEADEGDDPGDPLTWAKANPGLGRAKSLEYMQRQWTKASASPVAMGEFLRKHLDIWTSVGASALDLTRWRAAFDPALSIADFAGEPCFVGIDLATRQDFADVVVVFLRGRKLYAFARHFLNRAVIEAPGNEQLLAWAEEGRILTTPEAGELDLNMVQAYVLALIGVASDEFDFPLLNLNVQQVIYDPQFAHQMVATFEAKGLTCIELQTKAKNMHEPFNRLISAVDDGRLVTDGDPVLEWMAGNVLQKRVLGGDYIFPTRANPEDKIDGVVALINALWAIEYPDEEETVVSPWDDPEFSLVGP, from the coding sequence GTGCGGCTCGACGATTGGCAGTGCTTTCTCATCGCCAATATTGCGGGCTGGGTTCATGCCACAACGGGGATGCGCCGCTTCAAGACGGCATATGTCGAGGTTCCGCGCAAGCAGGGTAAATCGACCCTGCTGTCGGCAATGGGGCTCTATTTTCTGATCGTGGACGGCGAGCCGGGGGCAGAGGTCTATTCCGCAGCGAGCTCGAGCGATCAGGCCCGCATCGTCTTCGAATCGGCGCGCAACATGATTTTGCGTGCCGAGGTGGAAGGAAAGCCCGCCGTCGAGGCGCTCGGCCTCACGGTTGAACAACACCGGATCAAAACGACGGATGAGGCCGCGGTCTTTCGGCCTGTCGCGGCGCAGACCAAATCGCAGGACGGCAAGAACCCGCATTGCGCGATCGTCGACGAGCTGCACGAGCATCAAAACCGCGATGTCTGGGATTCGATGGATTCGGCGCTTGGCGCGCGCGAACAGCCTTTGCTGATCGCAATCACCACGGCGGGCAGCAACACCGCCGGCGTCTGTTACGAGCAGCGGACCTATCTGACGCGAATTCTCAACCGCACACAGGTGGACGAGGAGTATTTCGGGCTGATTTACGAGGCCGACGAGGGCGACGATCCGGGCGATCCTCTGACCTGGGCGAAAGCGAATCCGGGCCTAGGCCGTGCGAAAAGTCTGGAGTACATGCAGCGGCAATGGACCAAGGCCAGCGCATCTCCCGTCGCGATGGGAGAGTTCCTGCGCAAGCACCTCGACATCTGGACGAGCGTCGGCGCATCGGCGCTGGATCTTACCAGGTGGCGGGCCGCGTTCGATCCCGCGCTCTCGATCGCGGATTTCGCCGGTGAGCCTTGCTTTGTCGGCATCGATCTCGCGACGCGGCAGGACTTCGCAGATGTCGTCGTCGTGTTTTTGCGAGGCCGTAAGCTCTATGCTTTCGCGCGCCATTTCCTCAATCGGGCCGTGATCGAAGCCCCCGGCAACGAGCAACTTCTGGCTTGGGCCGAAGAAGGTAGGATCCTGACCACGCCGGAAGCGGGCGAGCTGGATCTGAATATGGTGCAAGCCTATGTTTTAGCGCTGATAGGAGTGGCCTCGGATGAGTTCGACTTTCCGCTGCTCAATCTCAATGTCCAACAAGTCATCTACGACCCGCAGTTCGCTCACCAGATGGTGGCGACATTCGAGGCGAAGGGTCTGACCTGCATCGAGCTCCAAACTAAGGCCAAGAACATGCATGAGCCGTTCAACCGGCTCATCTCCGCCGTCGATGATGGCCGGTTGGTAACGGATGGAGATCCGGTGCTGGAATGGATGGCAGGCAACGTCCTGCAAAAGCGGGTTCTGGGCGGTGATTACATTTTCCCGACCAGGGCTAACCCCGAAGACAAGATCGATGGCGTCGTCGCTTTGATCAACGCGCTCTGGGCAATCGAATATCCCGATGAGGAAGAGACGGTCGTCTCCCCTTGGGACGATCCCGAATTCAGTTTGGTGGGACCATGA